One Drechmeria coniospora strain ARSEF 6962 chromosome 01, whole genome shotgun sequence genomic region harbors:
- a CDS encoding Spc97/Spc98 family protein, translating to MPSGPANVKNGNFKPPFQSPKLQSNAPSSLTSQATPIQAMLHEILLSLSGHPSPLLETADADSHARAGITPPERQLLATAGHLSDLHTKLITHTSQITSSHTSTICRAAAAAVQSVHLAAFQRKVLAVEESILKHDPNLVGAYNIVPLTAVMSEFQQWTRRMEWLWEAVRFIMSKPDDAPATCRGADLINWLCMQRQSGYQDIADASLTLIAVTETAWLKQVSAWVLYGRLPSFGTDDFFITQSQPPEDFACVAERLPSFVTPATASSMLFIGKTLNHLRLMGNINSPLGGLGDISAKLQELGSLPFPLDGTNFARIITSIRLSLSETTLRKMLPVEKVAEMVQLLRAFFLLGRGEFALALTHEADEWMQNRWRRAGNLAYENDDGLRNVTVKDAEVSAVLNRTWATLGSMQAQHADEDEQLELARGLLRLQLTKSQPPPPIRCGKGLGPDAVKMLESSPFSSLLLSTPAMLFMELPWPLDMVISSSDVAIYSCINTFLLSLRRAHIRLTDLWKTTSLRRHHPTPAGDRAALLRERWSARSSSMRSSWTTASAAIFFLGETEAYLQTEVVEGMWEAFSAWLTGEETRRDQRAGQPAMPVQPTARPTDSDDEDMFLHDACSEASNQETRRPAHDPQTLSTAHTLYLRTLVNRLLLTQPTFTEPLHALLVHIDHLVSHMQRLHSIFTAIDLETDAGVVDGLVDLEREEQHVTSLLHGVGSKVKQGIEAVVDALRSLENDADFLLEWDVPGALADGYEDDGSTAGERYTPGRIGGVNRLLMKLDFGSWLGSRHDGWEGG from the exons ATGCCATCTGGCCCGGCAAACGTGAAGAACGGTAATTTCAAGCCGCCTTTCCAATCCCCGAAGCTCCAAAGCAACGCTCCAAGCTCGCTAACCTCCCAGGCCACTCCCATCCAAGCAATGCTCCACGAaatcctcctctccctctcggGCCATCCGTCGCCCCTCCTCGAaaccgccgacgccgattcTCACGCTCGAGCTGGCATCACTCCCCCCGAGCGTCAGCTGCTAGCCACCGCCGGCCATCTCAGCGATCTTCATACGAAGCTTATCACCCACACGTCGCAAATCACCTCCTCCCACACGTCGACGATAtgccgtgccgccgccgccgccgtccagtccgtccacctcgccgcctttcAGCGCAAGGTGCTGGCCGTGGAGGAGAGCATACTGAAGCACGACCCGAACCTGGTGGGTGCCTATAACATCGTGCCGCTGACGGCCGTAATGTCCGAGTTCCAGCAgtggacgaggcggatggAATGGCTGTGGGAAGCTGTGCGTTTCATCATGTCCAAGCCAGACGATGCGCCGGCGACGTGTCGGGGTGCCGACTTGATCAACTGGCTGTGCATGCAGCGGCAGAGCGGCTACCAGGATATAGCAGACGCTTCTTTGACGCTGATAGCcgtgacggagacggcgtGGTTGAAGCAGGTCTCCGCCTGGGTCCTCTATGGCCGACTGCCCAGcttcggcaccgacgacTTCTTCATCACGCAGTCGCAGCCTCCAGAG GACTTTGCCTGTGTCGCTGAGCGGCTGCCATCATTTGTGACGCCCGCGACAGCCTCCTCGATGTTGTTCATCGGCAAGACACTCAACCACCTTCGACTCATGGGCAACATCAACTCGCCACTGGGTGGCCTAGGTGACATCTCGGCAAAGCTCCAGGAGCTCGGGAGCCTCCCGTTTCCGCTCGACGGAACCAATTTTGCCCGGATAATAACATCGATTCGTTTGTCGCTTTCCGAGACAACGCTGCGAAAGATGCTGCCAGTGGAGAAAGTAGCCGAGATGGTGCAATTGCTACGAGCCTTCTTCCTGCTCGGTCGTGGGGAATTCGCCCTGGCACTGACACACGAAGCGGACGAGTGGATGCAGAATCGGTGGCGCAGGGCCGGGAACCTTGCGTACGAAAATGACGATGGACTCAGGAATGTGACTGTCAAGGATGCCGAGGTTTCCGCCGTCTTGAATCGAACCTGGGCCACGCTGGGCTCGATGCAAGCGCAGCatgccgacgaagacgaacAGCTGGAGCTTGCTCGCGGCCTGTTGCGGCTGCAGCTGACGAAGTCTCAGCCCCCGCCACCCATCAGGTGCGGCAAGGGACTGGGTCCGGATGCCGTGAAGATGCTGGAATCGTCCCCGTTTTCAAGCCTGCTCTTGTCAACCCCCGCGATGCTGTTCATGGAGCTCCCTTGGCCTCTTGACATGGTCATCTCGTCGTCTGACGTGGCGATATACTCCTGCATCAACACGTTTTTGCTGTCATTGCGCCGTGCTCACATCCGACTCACCGATCTATGGAAGACAACGTCGCTGAGGCGTCATCACCCAACTCCCGCAGGGGACCGCGCCGCATTGCTCCGGGAGCGGTGGTCagcaaggtcgtcgtcgatgcgcAGCTCCTGGACGACAGCCAGCGCTGCCATCTTCTTCCTTGGTGAGACCGAAGCCTACCTGCAGACCGAGGTTGTCGAAGGCATGTGGGAGGCCTTCAGTGCCTGGCTAACAGGGGAAGAGACCCGACGCGACCAACGGGCTGGCCAACCCGCGATGCCTGTGCAGCCGACGGCCCGGCCGACTGacagcgatgacgaggacatGTTCCTTCACGATGCCTGCTCCGAAGCTTCCAACCAGGAAACTCGTAGACCCGCACACGACCCACAGACGCTGTCGACGGCCCACACGCTCTACCTACGCACTCTGGTGAATCGCCTGCTCCTCACACAACCCACGTTCACGGAGCCCCTGCACGCGCTTCTCGTCCACATTGATCACCTCGTCAGCCACATGCAGCGGCTGCACTCCATTTTTAcggccatcgacctcgagaCGGACGCGGGTGTTGtggatggcctcgtcgaccttgagCGGGAGGAGCAGCACGTCACCTCTCTGCTGCACGGCGTTGGATCAAAGGTCAAGCAAggcatcgaggccgtcgtggacGCGCTGCGGTCTCTCGAGAACGACGCCGACTTTCTCCTCGAGTGGGACGTGCCAGGAGCGCTGGCGGATGGTtacgaagacgacggctcgACCGCAGGCGAGAGATACACGCCGGGCAGGATTGGCGGTGTAAATCGCTTGCTGATGAAGTTGGACTTTGGGAGCTGGCTGGGCAGCCGCCACGATGGGTGGGAGGGGGGTTGA
- a CDS encoding SH3 domain-containing protein — translation MTAPFKVRAIYEYSSPHEDDLNFPIGQVITVTEEEDDDWYSGEYVDDSGTQHDGIFPRNFVEKFEPTAPPRPTRTRSKKEPERAEEEIMSPPSPVPAPAPAPPVPEVPSPAKEVEAEMEEIDQPTQKTVADRPLPPVLPPAASQVTPSPPAAKPKEAHAADATSSSTPKAKPSAPPPVTEKSASFRDRIAAFNKPAAPPVAPFKPGGTTGFIKKPFVAPPPSRNAYVPPPKETHATSAYRRDEDPEIKEREAENLEHAERAGLVPTEDQSAGEGEDQPKPTSLKERIALLQKQQMEQAQRHAEAATKKEKPKKPAPMKRVDTHSSEAAGDVADALPSPTMERTETSETVRTSTDEARHARGPLPLRHKSYRAHPESVPDGNEADMSGAGDTTEGQYDTEDRDDGDELARRTIRTSSPAKQREEEVEGQEEDQEEEEEEEEEEVDPEVRRKAELRARMAKMSGGMGFHGMFGAPSPLGPPPPKKKATKEAASSNDAEPTSPVSRPAPPIPTPMAMGLPGMGPRGLEAQGSDNIALSPAAGPPVVPSSSGPEEGSENDDDSTTPALASEPKGMPRQQATKADADLVEPRRESAAPPLPGGWPTPPPVPSEGKSMFASPSFFAEPVATLARPPPPPPPAELHPASDGSESDDELSGTAGARDRSSATFSSATRSPPMAPHPSSPGLPGRSPSSPHPDESSASSPPSANRRNSRHPPPIPGATPVPPPAQSRPVPPPPPRRQSTADAPMAPPVPTRPPLADEDEEEEITEYEGDYDTDIASSVPHKDALKSHAREASLLDDGTLHSPVAEAPPNQPPPVPSAMAPRAVPPPIPSQPPPESGRRGPKDAPRAAPPPPPPPPTKEAPTHAGDDDGANWPLSVSIPAGTSHEHKASGMEEEGYTAGVSAALSPLGPKAAAGTPRGRQQKQSMDVPRTSTSNRRSADLLRPSMESGFIANDVDLAVQSEWWKQPNQVPPALQGRKDIRVESEESTTTNQGAKAVVSLEFFILFQDYSQTIITVRYDPYNTADVEVEQRHEPPPRALRQDQMEEYHDRFGRQISQLASAKKDTVVADGTPQGLVLELLRPHGDALWPVGTRSYGALVYANMANASTQQHDVIRPGDIITIRNAKFQGKHGPMHAKYSAEVGKPDHVAIVAEWDGTKKKVRAWEQGRESKKVKMESFKLDDLRSGEVKIWRVVPRSWIGWNSQP, via the coding sequence ATGACGGCGCCGTTCAAGGTCAGGGCCATCTACGAATACTCGTCGCcgcacgaggacgacctcAACTTCCCCATCGGCCAGGTCATCACCGTCACCGAAGAGGAGGATGATGACTGGTACAGCGGCGAGTATGTCGACGACAGCGGCACCCAGCATGACGGCATCTTCCCTCGCAACTTCGTCGAGAAGTTCGAGCCCACCGCGCCACCCCGGCCAACAAGAACTCGGTCCAAGAAGGAACCTGAGAGAGCGGAGGAGGAAATaatgtcgccgccgtctcctgTCCCGGCTCCAGCTCCGGCACCTCCGGTACCTGAGGTTCCGTCCCCTGCGAAGGAGGTGGAGGCTGAGATGGAAGAGATCGACCAGCCGACGCAGAAAACCGTTGCCGATCGTCCGCTACCCCCCGTTCTGCCACCTGCCGCCTCTCAAgtcacgccgtcgccgccggctgccaAACCGAAGGAGGCCCACGCCGCTGacgccacctcgtcgtcgactcccAAGGCAAAGCCTTCGGCCCCGCCCCCGGTCACGGAGAAGTCGGCATCATTCAGAGACCGCATCGCGGCATTCAACAAGCCTGCCGCACCTCCGGTAGCCCCATTCAAGCCAGGCGGTACCACTGGCTTCATCAAGAAGCCCTTTGTTGCCCCCCCGCCGAGCCGAAATGCCTACGTCCCTCCGCCGAAGGAAACCCACGCTACGTCGGCATACCGACGGGACGAAGACCCCGAGATCAAGGAAAGAGAGGCTGAGAATCTTGAACACGCCGAGAGGGCAGGACTGGTACCTACCGAAGATCAGTCGGCGGGTGAAGGTGAGGATCAGCCAAAGCCGACGAGCCTCAAGGAGCGCATCGCCCTGCTTCAGAAGCAGCAGATGGAACAGGCGCAGCGCCACGCGGAGGCTGCCACGAAGAAAGAGAAGCCCAAGAAGCCGGCTCCGATGAAACGCGTCGACACGCATTCGAGCGAAGCTGCCGGCGATGTTGCCGATGCCCTCCCGTCACCCACCATGGAGCGCACCGAGACTTCCGAGACGGTGAGAACGTCTACGGACGAGGCGCGCCATGCGCGAggccctctccctctccgacACAAGTCGTACAGGGCCCATCCCGAATCCGTTCCCGACGGCAATGAAGCGGATATGTCTGGGGCAGGTGACACTACCGAAGGACAGTACGACACGGAAGATCGCGATGACGGTGATGAATTGGCGCGAAGAACTATACGTACCTCCTCTCCTGCGAAGCAACGGGAGGAAGAAGTAGAGGGTCAGGAGGAGGAccaggaagaggaggaggaggaggaagaggaggaagtTGATCCGGAGGTCAGACGAAAGGCAGAGCTGCGAGCTAGGATGGCCAAGATGAGCGGGGGCATGGGTTTCCACGGCATGTTTGGCgccccctctcctctcggTCCTCCTCCACCAAAGAAGAAGGCAACCAAGGAGGCTGCCTCTAGCAACGATGCCGAACCAACAAGTCCCGTTTCTCGTCCTGCACCTCCGATTCCGACGCCCATGGCCATGGGTCTTCCGGGTATGGGACCCAGGGGATTGGAAGCTCAAGGATCCGACAATATTGCTCTCTCCCCAGCAGCTGGGCCTCCGGTGGTgccttcgtcctcgggcCCGGAAGAGGGTTCAGAGAATGACGATGACTCGACGACACCGGCATTGGCGTCCGAGCCGAAAGGCATGCCGAGACAGCAGGCCACCAAAGCCGATGCTGATCTCGTAGAACCCCGACGCGAATCCGCCGCACCACCTCTCCCTGGTGGCTGGCCTACGCCTCCACCCGTCCCGTCGGAAGGTAAGTCAATGTTCGCGTCGCCATCGTTCTTTGCTGAACCAGTTGCGACTCTAgctcgcccccctcccccacctCCGCCTGCAGAGTTGCATCCTGCTTCAGACGGATCCGAGTCGGATGATGAACTCTCTGGAACAGCCGGAGCCCGAGATAGGAGCAGCGCCACCTTTAGCTCCGCCACGCGATCCCCGCCGATGGCACCCCATCCCTCGTCACCGGGCTTGCCGGGAaggtcgccatcgtcacctcACCCGGATGAGTCGTCCGCATCGTCGCCCCCCTCGGCCAACAGGCGGAACAGCAGGCATCCGCCTCCGATTCCTGGGGCGACCCCTGTTCCACCCCCGGCCCAGAGCCGGCCTGTTCCACCTCCACCCCCCCGCCGGCAGTCAACTGCCGATGCGCCTATGGCCCCGCCGGTGCCCACTCGACCTCCGctggcggacgaggatgaggaagaaGAGATAACGGAGTACGAGGGCGACTACGATACCGACATCGCGTCCTCAGTCCCCCATAAGGACGCGCTCAAGTCCCACGCTCGGGAAGCCAGCCTCCTGGACGACGGTACGCTGCACTCGCCAGTGGCCGAAGCACCCCCGAATCAGCCACCTCCGGTtccctcggccatggcgccgcGAGCTGTGCCTCCCCCGATTCCATCGCAACCGCCGCCAGAGAGCGGCAGAAGGGGGCCGAAAGATGCCCCTCGAGCGGCGCCCCCAccgcccccccctccgccgaCCAAGGAAGCGCCTACGCAcgctggcgacgacgatggcgccaaCTGGCCGCTGTCCGTTTCCATTCCGGCGGGGACTAGCCACGAGCATAAAGCGTCCggcatggaggaggagggctaCACGGCCGGTGTGTCCGCGGCACTGTCACCGCTAGGccccaaggcggcggccgggacCCCCCGCGGGCGTCAGCAGAAACAATCGATGGATGTGCCgcggacgagcacgagcaatCGACGGTCGGCTGACTTGCTTCGGCCTTCGATGGAATCCGGTTTCATCGCGaacgacgtcgacctcgccgtccagAGCGAGTGGTGGAAGCAGCCGAACCAGGTGCCGCCCGCTCTGCAGGGGCGAAAAGACATACGGGTCGAGAGCGaagagtcgacgacgacgaaccagGGGGCAAAAGCGGTCGTATCGCTCGAGTTCTTCATACTGTTCCAGGACTACTCGCAGACGATCATCACCGTCCGCTACGACCCTTACAACacagccgacgtcgaggttgaGCAGCGGCACGAGCCTCCACCGCGAGCGCTGCGGCAGGACCAGATGGAAGAGTACCACGACCGTTTCGGGCGGCAAATCTCGCAGTTGGCGTCAGCCAAGAAGGACACCGTCGTAGCCGACGGGACACCTCAGGGTCTCGTGCTGGAGCTTCTCCGGCCACATGGGGATGCCCTATGGCCGGTGGGGACACGGTCGTACGGGGCACTGGTGTACGCCAACATGGCCAACGCGTCGACGCAGCAGCACGATGTGATCCGGCCCGGCGACATCATCACGATCCGTAACGCGAAGTTCCAGGGCAAGCACGGGCCGATGCACGCGAAGTactcggccgaggtcggcaaGCCAGACCACGTGGCGATCGTGGCGGAATGGGACgggacgaagaagaaggtGCGGGCCTGGGAGCAGGGGCGAGAGAGCAAGAAGGTGAAGATGGAGAGCTTCAAGCTGGACGATCTACGAAGTGGCGAGGTCAAGATCTGGCGGGTCGTGCCGCGGAGCTGGATAGGGTGGAACAGCCAGCCCTAG
- a CDS encoding DUF408 domain protein produces the protein MDFEIPATLNPPGRSKPSAVEAREVAVRHAQLLQHRKVIQEEILDNLILLSEYPLIRSAAYSAETPASSDAASFKRLVRLFQPSDYSDLLIERNVNGLCGYTLCPEPHRDTGPGGEWTLRGGQIRKRKDVEMWCSDKCARRAMFVQVQLNETAAYERAGIADIQIELYDDVDDRETAVDQATRALGHVNLEDHRNSFRAAEALAIERGESIAMPGSDRVKVILEERETQAAAVPPATNDSQFGHLLVEGHLSQLPFRPKPDSQA, from the coding sequence ATGGACTTTGAAATTCCAGCTACCCTTAACCCTCCTGGCAggtcgaagccgtcggccgtcgaagcaCGCGAGGTTGCCGTCAGGCATGCCCAGCTGCTCCAGCATAGAAAAGTCATTCAGGAAGAGATCCTCGACAACCTCATACTGCTCTCCGAGTATCCTCTCATTCGCTCCGCCGCTTATTCCGCAGAGACGCCCGCATCTTCGGACGCGGCCAGCTTCAAGCGCCTCGTTCGCCTCTTCCAGCCCTCCGACTACAGCGACTTGCTCATCGAGCGTAACGTCAATGGTCTGTGCGGTTACACCCTTTGCCCGGAACCCCATCGCGACACCGGTCCCGGCGGCGAGTGGACCCTGCGCGGGGGTCAGATTCGCAAGCGAAAGGATGTCGAGATGTGGTGCTCAGACAAGTGCGCCCGTCGCGCCATGTTTGTCCAAGTGCAGCTAAACGAGACGGCTGCGTATGAGAGAGCGGGTATTGCCGACATTCAAATCGAGTTGTacgatgacgtcgacgacaggGAAACAGCCGTTGACCAGGCCACTCGAGCCCTCGGCCATGTGAACCTCGAGGACCATCGCAACTCCTTCCGGGCTGCCGAGGCCTTAGCTATTGAGCGCGGCGAGAGCATTGCTATGCCTGGCTCGGACAGGGTCAAGGTTATCCTTGAAGAACGGGAAACGCAGGCGGCAGCCGTTCCGCCGGCAACGAACGACAGCCAGTTTGGCCACCTCCTGGTGGAAGGACACCTGAGCCAGTTGCCATTCCGGCCCAAGCCAGATTCGCAAGCATAG